The Schistocerca gregaria isolate iqSchGreg1 chromosome 1, iqSchGreg1.2, whole genome shotgun sequence genome includes a window with the following:
- the LOC126296615 gene encoding uncharacterized protein LOC126296615 — MDARPPAPSVASLVDWHDEPADEELESYAEPPPDSVESTAQWPDEPYNEKLERESEPPPDSVESTAQWPDEPYNEKLERESEPPPDSVESTAQWPDEPYNEKLERDSEPPPDSVEITAQWPDEPYNEKLERDFEPPPDSVESTAQWPDEPYNEKLERDSEPPPDSVESTAQWPDEPYNEKLERDSEPPPDSVESTAQWPDEPYNEKLERDSEPPPVSVESTAQWPDEPYNEKLERDSEPPPVSVESTAQWPDEPYNEKLERDSEPPPVSVESTAQWPDEPYNEKLERDSEPPPVSVESTAQWPDEPYNEKLERESEPLPDSVESTAQWPDEPSNEKLDIHDEPPNKECLATTSMFAEYCRLRASLSVGLMKPTPLKTGPFPIKTAFIVTGPPKKRAFTERKVCPIKAAFIVTGPPKIRAFTPK; from the coding sequence ATGGATGCTAGACCACCAGCACCCTCAGTGGCATCTCTTGTAGACTGGCATGACGAGCCAGCGGATGAGGAATTAGAGAGTTAtgctgagccaccaccagactcagtggaaagtactgcacaatggcctgatgagccctataacgagaagttggaaagagaatctgagccgccaccagactcagtagaaagtactgcacaatggcctgatgagccctataacgagaagttggaaagagaatctgagccgccaccagactcagtagaaagtactgcacaatggcctgatgagccctataacgagaagttggaaagagattctgagccgccaccagactcagtagaaattactgcacaatggcctgatgagccctataacgagaagttggaaagagattttgagccgccaccagactcagtagaaagtactgcacaatggcctgatgagccctataacgagaagttggaaagagattctgagccgccaccagactcagtagaaagtactgcacaatggcctgatgagccctataacgaaaagttagaaagagattctgagccgccaccagattcagtagaaagtactgcacaatggcctgatgagccctataacgagaagttagaaagagattctgagccgccaccagtctcagtagaaagtactgcacaatggcctgatgagccctataacgagaagttagaaagagattctgagccgccaccagtctcagtagaaagtactgcacaatggcctgatgagccctataacgagaagttagaaagagattctgagccgccaccagtctcagtagaaagtactgcacaatggcctgatgagccctataacgagaagttagaaagagattctgagccgccaccagtctcagtagaaagtactgcacaatggcctgatgagccctataacgagaagttggaaagagaatctgagccactaccagactcagtagaaagtactgcacaatggcctgatgagccctctaATGAGAAGTTGGATATACATGATGAGCCCCCCAATAAGGAATGTTTGGCAACCACCTCTATGTTTGCAGAATATTGTCGTTTGAGAGCATCTCTTAGTGTTGGCCTTATGAAACCTACGCCCTTAAAAACAGGACCATTTCCGATCAAAACAGCCTTTATTGTTACAGGCCCACCGAAGAAGAGGGCCTTTACTGAACGGAAGGTGTGTCCTATTAAGGCAGCCTTCATAGTCACAGGCCCTCCTAAGATAAGAGCATTTACTCCAAAGTAG